One stretch of Pomacea canaliculata isolate SZHN2017 linkage group LG1, ASM307304v1, whole genome shotgun sequence DNA includes these proteins:
- the LOC112574794 gene encoding G-protein coupled receptor 183-like has protein sequence MSILETEVSYLSTPLPTFNFTYGHTVDNLSDSTSASSDSTASPWGMYGPLEQYMLLWVMLGINKYYLWAVFIIGFPGNLLSLITILRMPTVSSSKMHVALLAVIDNFAITTKLLYHQLTLYNVPLYDAGCRVMLFFGNFFSIFASWILVAMTVERFIAVWFPLKVNRIYSKTKATLVLVSVTMLTFCFNAVYFWIIHEDHRGSTRKCQPRPQFQDFMKYYWNLADALAYAIIPCVLVLLSNTLIIINVQMASKTQRHLTNNFDQSARRVRDQQQITTMLIVISVAFLTLMLPNSIFYIVKDYWVYEANTFGQLEHAFVKQIIHVLSDLNHSINFYLYFLSMATFRRRFKDTMYCRKAKKKQKGSNSSVFKTSHSYISFHSTHSTLKQRGDLHQSHSLTNVSDVSSEL, from the exons ATGAGTATCTTGGAGACGGAGGTGTCTTACCTCAGCACCCCTCTGCCAACCTTCAATTTCACCTACGGCCACACTGTGGACAACCTTTCCGACTCCACCAGCGCCAGCAGCGACAGCACAGCCTCCCCGTGGGGCATGTATGGCCCGCTGGAACAGTACATGCTGCTGTGGGTCATGTTGGGCATCAACAAGTACTATTTGTGGGCTGTCTTCATCATCGGTTTCCCAGGCAACCTGCTTAGCCTCATTACCATCCTGCGCATGCCGACTGTCAGCTCCTCCAAGATGCACGTGGCATTGCTGGCAGTCATCGACAACTTTGCCATCACCACCAAACTCCTCTACCACCAGCTGACTCTGTACAATGTGCCGTTGTATGATGCTGGTTGCAGG gTGATGCTGTTCTTCGGCAATTTCTTCTCCATCTTCGCGAGCTGGATTCTGGTGGCCATGACCGTGGAAAGGTTCATCGCGGTTTGGTTTCCTCTGAAGGTCAACCGCATCTACTCCAAGACCAAGGCCACACTGGTCCTCGTGTCAGTCACCATGCTGACCTTCTGCTTCAACGCCGTGTACTTCTGGATCATCCACGAGGACCACAGGGGCTCCACCCGCAAGTGCCAGCCCAGGCCGCAGTTCCAGGACTTCATGAAATACTACTGGAACCTCGCCGATGCGTTGGCCTACGCCATCATCCCTTGCGTGTTGGTCCTGCTGAGCAAcaccctcatcatcatcaacgtgCAGATGGCATCGAAGACTCAGCGCCACCTGACCAACAATTTCGACCAATCAGCACGCCGGGTTCGCGACCAGCAGCAAATCACCACCATGCTGATCGTCATCTCCGTGGCTTTTCTTACACTCATGCTTCCCAACAGCATCTTCTACATTGTGAAGGATTATTGGGTCTACGAAGCCAACACCTTTGGACAGTTGGAGCACGCGTTCGTCAAGCAGATCATCCACGTCTTGAGCGACCTCAACCACTCCATCAACTTCTACCTCTACTTCTTATCCATGGCCACCTTTCGCAGGCGGTTCAAGGATACCATGTACTGCAGGAAGgcaaaaaagaagcagaaaggTTCCAACAGCAGCGTCTTCAAGACCTCTCACTCCTACATATCCTTCCACTCCACGCACAGCACCCTGAAGCAGCGCGGAGACCTTCATCAGAGCCACAGCCTCACCAACGTCTCGGATGTCAGCAGTGAACTCTAA